The following are from one region of the Scylla paramamosain isolate STU-SP2022 chromosome 45, ASM3559412v1, whole genome shotgun sequence genome:
- the LOC135094405 gene encoding ATP-dependent RNA helicase DHX30-like: MMQVWWLAAPLRASLALAPALLHHGTCWHSTPRALSTCGLLLGKARRAAARKTPQQSGHLQQLVQADTHYVEKQKKEILRIFPQVKATLKNMFYNLSTNLNENYRCEEKTSAMGRISHQLVFQCTFTITWPRHLTFTGYGFNKKSAETSAALKAAEMLYRENYLTENGYPVTVSMEERHQRLQEWNLPPTITIPSHTLQEGRTLLQHYQQEVQPLMEQVRAAVSPPLPGVVLDEGDEEGPLGMLEDEDIGEGGTEFEKNPHNLLTGHRLSRQQEDAEYRSRFLYSLLQKRCPRPAAQSEEHPHLPMLRYRDDVLTALQEKQVLVISGDTGCGKSTQVPQMILDQWVQEGRGADCNILVTQPRRISAISLAKRVAGERGEAIGESVGYHVRLEFRPVRGSGGVMFCTTGMLLQGLHTNPQLAGVSHVIVDEVHERSVQTDILLILLRRLLQQHPSLRVVLMSASLSTHQLLQYFKADEAALITVPGTLYPLTRHYLPSALQVLGIKPQHHSLAALSEPDSYPSVNVDLVVDVLRAIDKSRPPGAVLCFLPGWQDISLVLNRLLKDARLQERLCVLPLHSRLPTHDQEAIFEPPPAGQRKVVLATNLAETSLTVADVVYVVDTGFHKEHRYNSRTDLNVLGNHWISRANSQQRAGRAGRVQPGEVFHLYSAEVHQAMSDFPVPEIMRIPLEHVILQCKAHCGEESIRSFLAEGMSVPSRRLVTTAIATLERLGMLVQDDDSDTEHLTALGRRVTHFSTPPHFSKALVLASVFRCVDPVLSISAVLTGGRGIFLSSIDLRTKTREVKVEADPTSDLLATYNLQKEWRLYDNYADKLDFCNDKNLSYRYVKFSEGIKHLYGSHLREARLLNFEDVHSEFSSWNANRENGQLVLGVLAAGVARLLHYQRGSYTKGILNADSIAIKSEKGEHIDTTSDCVLHQPPQHPSALPPHLLCLHLSRDGVSRRTVARDLSLLQPLTVALFTGRQLVGHRSPHGSLCVSVDGLEKRSFQVDERTGQFLLELREAMDEVIEYLVETRGMHATPPLADTFCDDLVMFVSKLVGSQGQEQRVRRLRGEEEGF; this comes from the exons ATGATGCAAGTGTGGTGGCTGGCGGCGCCCCTCCGTGCTTCCCTGGCCCTGGCCCCGGCACTGCTACACCATGGCACCTGCTGGCACTCTACTCCTCGTGCCCTCAGCACGTGTGGGCTCCTGCTGGGCAAGGCGAGAC GAGCTGCAGCACGCAAAACTCCACAACAGTCTGGCCACCTGCAGCAGCTGGTCCAGGCTGACACACACTACGTGGAGA agCAGAAGAAAGAAATCCTTCGAATATTCCCACAAGTGAAGGCAACTTTGAAGAATATGTTCTATAACTTGTCCACAAACCTTAATGAAAACTACAG ATGCGAGGAGAAGACATCAGCAATGGGGAGAATCAGTCACCAGCTTGTGTTCCAATGTACATTCACCATCACCTGGCCCAGACACCTCACCTTCACTGGCTATGGGTTCAACAAGAAAAGTGCTGAGACAAGCGCTGCATTAAAAGCTGCCGAGATGCTGTACCGAG AGAACTACCTGACGGAGAACGGCTACCCAGTGACAGTATCCATGGAGGAGCGACACCAGCGCCTGCAGGAGTGGAACCTTCCCCCGACCATCACCATCCCTAGCCACACACTGCAGGAGGGACGCACTCTGCTCCAGCACTATCAACAG GAGGTGCAGCCGTTGATGGAGCAGGTGCGTGCTGCTGTGTCACCACCGCTGCCTGGCGTGGTGCTGGAtgagggggacgaggaggggCCACTTGGCATGctggaggatgaag ACATAGGAGAGGGAGGCACAGAGTTTGAGAAGAACCCCCACAACCTGCTGACAGGCCACAGACTCAGCAGGCAGCAGGAGGATGCAGAATACCGCAGCAGGTTCTTATATTCCCTCCTGCAGAAGAGATGCCCCCGCCCAGCTGCCCAATCAGAGGAACACCCACACCTCCCCATGCTGCGCtacag gGACGACGTGCTCACCGCCCTGCAGGAAAAACAGGTGCTGGTGATCTCAGGTGACACTGGCTGTGGCAAGAGTACGCAG GTGCCACAGATGATCCTGGACCAGTGGGTGCAGGAGGGCCGAGGGGCAGACTGCAACATTCTCGTCACGCAGCCCAGGAGGATCTCAGCCATCTCCCTAGCCAAGCGTGTGGCTGGGGAGCGTGGCGAGGCG ATTGGTGAGAGTGTTGGGTACCACGTGCGTCTTGAGTTCCGTCCGGTACGTGGGAGTGGTGGCGTGATGTTCTGCACCACGGGGATGCTGCTGCAGGGCCTCCACACCAACCCCCAGCTGGCCGGCGTGTCGCATGTCATTGTGGACGAGGTGCACGAGAGATCCGTACAAACTGACATCCTGCTTATCCTCCTGCGGCGCCTCCTTCAGCAGCACCCCAGCTTGAGAGTGGTGCTCATGAGTGCCTCCCTCAGCACACACCAGCTCCTACAGTACTTCAAGGCGGATGAGGCAGCGCTTATCACAGTCCCTGGCACTCTGTATCCACTCACGCGGCACTATCTCCCCTCGGCACTTCAGGTCCTTGGCATAaaaccacagcaccacagcctggcTGCCCTCAGTGAGCCAGACAGCTATCCATCAGTAAATGTGGATCTGGTGGTGGATGTTCTGCGTGCCATTGACAAGTCGCGGCCGCCCGGTGCTGTCCTGTGCTTCCTCCCAGGCTGGCAGGACATCTCACTGGTGCTGAATAGGCTGTTGAAGGACGCTAGGCTGCAGGAGAGGCTGTGTGTCTTGCCCCTGCACTCCCGCCTCCCCACGCATGACCAGGAGGCGATCTTTGAGCCACCCCCTGCAGGACAGAGGAAGGTGGTGCTTGCTACCAACCTGGCAGAGACAAGCTTGACTGTGGCAGATGTGGTGTATGTGGTGGACACTGGATTTCATAAGGAGCACAG GTACAACAGCAGAACAGACCTCAACGTACTAGGAAACCACTGGATCTCCCGCGCCAACAGCCAGCAGAGGGCGGGGCGGGCAGGCAGGGTGCAGCCGGGGGAGGTGTTCCATCTCTACTCTGCCGAGGTGCACCAAGCCATGAGTGACTTCCCTGTGCCCGAGATTATGAGGATTCCACTTGAGCATGTTATTCTTCAGTGCAAg GCACACTGTGGCGAGGAAAGCATTCGCAGTTTTTTGGCCGAGGGAATGAGTGTGCCATCGCGTCGCCTGGTCACCACCGCCATTGCCACTCTGGAGAGGCTGGGCATGCTGGTTCAAGATGACGACAGCGACACAGAGCACCTCACAGCACTGGGCAGGAGGGTTACCCATttttcaacaccaccacacttcTCTAAGGCCCTGGTGTTGGCAtctgtgtttag GTGTGTTGACCCAGTCCTGTCCATCTCGGCAGTGTTAACCGGAGGTCGTGGCATTTTCCTGAGCAGCATTGACCTTCGCACCAAGACAAGAGAGGTTAAGGTGGAGGCTGACCCGACCAGCGACCTCTTGGCAACGTACAACCTGCAGAAGGAGTGGCGTTTGTATGATAATTATGCTGATAAACTTGACTTCTGCAATGACAAGAATCTCAGTTATAGATATGTCAAGTTTAGTGAGG GCATCAAACATCTGTATGGAAGCCACCTACGCGAGGCAAGACTTCTTAACTTTGAGGATGTGCACTCCGAGTTCTCTTCCTGGAATGCAAACAGAGAGAACGGGCAGTTAGTGCTAGGTGTGCTGGCGGCCGGCGTGGCGAGGCTCCTGCACTACCAGAGGGGGTCCTACACCAAGGGTATCCTCAATGCAGACTCCATCGCTATCAAATCTGA GAAAGGTGAACACATTGACACCACCAGTGACTGTGTGCTCCACCAGCCCCCCCAGCACCCCTCAGCACTGCCTCCCCACCTGCTGTGTCTCCACCTCAGCAGGGACGGGGTCAGCAGGAGGACCGTTGCGCGTGACCTATCCTTGCTGCAGCCCCTCACAGTGGCCCTCTTCACTGGGCGCCAGCTGGTGGGTCACAGGTCACCGCACGGGTCACTCTGTGTCAGCGTGGATGGCCTGGAGAAGAGGTCATTTCAGGTGGATGAGAG GACAGGGCAGTTTCTCCTGGAGCTGCGAGAGGCAATGGATGAGGTGATAGAGTACCTCGTTGAGACGCGTGGCATGCATGCAACACCCCCTCTGGCTGACACCTTCTGTGATGACCTAGTGATGTTTGTTAGCAAGCTGGTGGGGTCACAGGGCCAAGAGCAGAGGGTAAGGAggttaagaggagaggaggagggtttttaa
- the LOC135094407 gene encoding SET domain-containing protein SmydA-8-like isoform X1: protein METRARCISKGAVMAGALLPSKHAAGLHALLPGLGDQIHPHLVDSCEAQTPPSEPAAKDSPLGTPGAAPPCPTADLGAAGGLCSMQRSARYGRYLVTQRAVAAGQVLLEETPLLVVPKVDSETSCLACMAPLRVEWTACRTCGGPLCATDCRGAHHGATECRLLQRMGFREAPHLEALIKELNVILGPLRLLLLVQESRAAREAFLSLESHAAVRLRLPVGKFVEEHIVGGLRQRLGLALPRETVHHACGVLDTNCFEVTLDNAGHGRAIFPAAAMMNHSCVPNAHWWFYRGRLVVCAATALPRGTPVLISYTHALWGTRVRAAQLTTCKMFTCTCERCRDPAERGSHLSSVRCRVCGDVVVPPSQRQDAWQCRACGNTVEAALVEALVHAGATQLAHLREETAAGVVAAVTHLSRLLGPHHYVVARARHCFLEVLFAAPLSEAPKDLLQEAVNLARHLTAVLQLLEPGVSRMTGLLLYYETAAATELLLREGTGDEEARQTLLNQATHVESLLQYDRFLPRAALLSAALREWCPAARTQ, encoded by the exons ATGGAGACTCGA GCGCGTTGCATCTCAAAG GGCGCCGTGATGGCGGGAGCGCTACTGCCCTCCAAGCACGCCGCGGGCCTCCACGCCCTGCTGCCTGGGCTCGGAGACCAGATTCACCCTCACCTGGTAGACTCCTGCGAGGCACAGACGCCGCCCTCGGAGCCTGCAGCCAAAGACTCTCCCTTAGGCACGCCAGGAGCCGCCCCTCCGTGCCCCACGGCAGACCTAGGAGCGGCAGGTGGGTTGTGCAGCATGCAGCGCAGTGCGCGGTACGGGCGCTACCTGGTGACGCAGCGCGCCGTGGCGGCGGGCCAAGTGCTGCTGGAGGAGACGCCCCTGCTGGTGGTGCCAAAGGTGGACTCCGAGACGTCCTGCCTGGCCTGCATGGCGCCCCTCAGGGTGGAGTGGACGGCCTGTCGCACGTGCGGCGGGCCGCTGTGTGCGACGGACTGCCGCGGCGCTCACCACGGCGCTACGGAGTGCCGCCTGCTGCAGCGCATGGGCTTCAGAGAGGCGCCGCACCTTGAGGCGCTCATCAAGGAGCTCAACGTGATTCTGGGGCCGCtgcgcctgctgctgctggtgcagGAGTCGCGCGCCGCCAGGGAGGCATTTTTGTCCCTGGAGAGCCACGCCGCGGTGCGCCTCAGGCTCCCCGTGGGCAAGTTCGTGGAGGAGCACATCGTGGGGGGCCTGCGGCAGCGCCTGGGCCTGGCGCTGCCGCGGGAAACCGTGCACCACGCGTGCGGCGTGCTGGACACCAACTGCTTCGAGGTGACGCTGGACAACGCAGGCCACGGCAGGGCCATCTTTCCCGCCGCGGCCATGATGAACCACAGCTGCGTGCCCAACGCCCACTGGTGGTTCTACCGCGGCAGGCTGGTGGTGTGCGCCGCCACGGCCCTGCCCCGCGGCACACCGGTCCTCATCAGCTACACGCATGCCCTGTGGGGCACGCGCGTGCGCGCTGCTCAGCTCACCACGTGCAAGATGTTCACGTGCACGTGTGAGCGGTGCAGGGACCCCGCGGAGCGCGGCTCACACCTCAGCTCCGTGCGCTGCCGCGTCTGCGGGGACGTGGTGGTGCCACCCTCACAGCGGCAGGACGCCTGGCAGTGCCGCGCCTGCGGGAACACCGTGGAGGCGGCGCTGGTGGAGGCCCTGGTGCACGCGGGCGCCACGCAGCTGGCGCACCTGAGGGAGGAGACGGCCGCCGGGGTGGTCGCCGCCGTGACGCATCTGAGCCGCTTGTTGGGTCCTCACCACTACGTCGTGGCGCGCGCCAGGCACTGCTTCCTCGAGGTGCTCTTCGCCGCGCCGCTGTCAG aGGCGCCCAAAGACCTGCTGCAGGAGGCGGTGAACTTGGCGCGCCACCTGACGGCGGTGCTGCAGCTGCTGGAGCCCGGCGTGTCCAGgatgacag GTCTGTTGCTGTACTACGAGACAGCTGCGGCTACGGAACTGCTGCTGCGGGAGGGCACAGGTGACGAGGAAGCCAGGCAG ACACTCCTGAATCAAGCAACACATGTGGAAAGCTTACTGCAGTATGATCGTTTCTTGCCCCGAGCCGCCCTCCTCAGTGCTGCCCTGCGTGAATGGTGCCCCGCCGCTCGGACCCAATGA
- the LOC135094407 gene encoding SET domain-containing protein SmydA-8-like isoform X2 — protein sequence METRGAVMAGALLPSKHAAGLHALLPGLGDQIHPHLVDSCEAQTPPSEPAAKDSPLGTPGAAPPCPTADLGAAGGLCSMQRSARYGRYLVTQRAVAAGQVLLEETPLLVVPKVDSETSCLACMAPLRVEWTACRTCGGPLCATDCRGAHHGATECRLLQRMGFREAPHLEALIKELNVILGPLRLLLLVQESRAAREAFLSLESHAAVRLRLPVGKFVEEHIVGGLRQRLGLALPRETVHHACGVLDTNCFEVTLDNAGHGRAIFPAAAMMNHSCVPNAHWWFYRGRLVVCAATALPRGTPVLISYTHALWGTRVRAAQLTTCKMFTCTCERCRDPAERGSHLSSVRCRVCGDVVVPPSQRQDAWQCRACGNTVEAALVEALVHAGATQLAHLREETAAGVVAAVTHLSRLLGPHHYVVARARHCFLEVLFAAPLSEAPKDLLQEAVNLARHLTAVLQLLEPGVSRMTGLLLYYETAAATELLLREGTGDEEARQTLLNQATHVESLLQYDRFLPRAALLSAALREWCPAARTQ from the exons ATGGAGACTCGA GGCGCCGTGATGGCGGGAGCGCTACTGCCCTCCAAGCACGCCGCGGGCCTCCACGCCCTGCTGCCTGGGCTCGGAGACCAGATTCACCCTCACCTGGTAGACTCCTGCGAGGCACAGACGCCGCCCTCGGAGCCTGCAGCCAAAGACTCTCCCTTAGGCACGCCAGGAGCCGCCCCTCCGTGCCCCACGGCAGACCTAGGAGCGGCAGGTGGGTTGTGCAGCATGCAGCGCAGTGCGCGGTACGGGCGCTACCTGGTGACGCAGCGCGCCGTGGCGGCGGGCCAAGTGCTGCTGGAGGAGACGCCCCTGCTGGTGGTGCCAAAGGTGGACTCCGAGACGTCCTGCCTGGCCTGCATGGCGCCCCTCAGGGTGGAGTGGACGGCCTGTCGCACGTGCGGCGGGCCGCTGTGTGCGACGGACTGCCGCGGCGCTCACCACGGCGCTACGGAGTGCCGCCTGCTGCAGCGCATGGGCTTCAGAGAGGCGCCGCACCTTGAGGCGCTCATCAAGGAGCTCAACGTGATTCTGGGGCCGCtgcgcctgctgctgctggtgcagGAGTCGCGCGCCGCCAGGGAGGCATTTTTGTCCCTGGAGAGCCACGCCGCGGTGCGCCTCAGGCTCCCCGTGGGCAAGTTCGTGGAGGAGCACATCGTGGGGGGCCTGCGGCAGCGCCTGGGCCTGGCGCTGCCGCGGGAAACCGTGCACCACGCGTGCGGCGTGCTGGACACCAACTGCTTCGAGGTGACGCTGGACAACGCAGGCCACGGCAGGGCCATCTTTCCCGCCGCGGCCATGATGAACCACAGCTGCGTGCCCAACGCCCACTGGTGGTTCTACCGCGGCAGGCTGGTGGTGTGCGCCGCCACGGCCCTGCCCCGCGGCACACCGGTCCTCATCAGCTACACGCATGCCCTGTGGGGCACGCGCGTGCGCGCTGCTCAGCTCACCACGTGCAAGATGTTCACGTGCACGTGTGAGCGGTGCAGGGACCCCGCGGAGCGCGGCTCACACCTCAGCTCCGTGCGCTGCCGCGTCTGCGGGGACGTGGTGGTGCCACCCTCACAGCGGCAGGACGCCTGGCAGTGCCGCGCCTGCGGGAACACCGTGGAGGCGGCGCTGGTGGAGGCCCTGGTGCACGCGGGCGCCACGCAGCTGGCGCACCTGAGGGAGGAGACGGCCGCCGGGGTGGTCGCCGCCGTGACGCATCTGAGCCGCTTGTTGGGTCCTCACCACTACGTCGTGGCGCGCGCCAGGCACTGCTTCCTCGAGGTGCTCTTCGCCGCGCCGCTGTCAG aGGCGCCCAAAGACCTGCTGCAGGAGGCGGTGAACTTGGCGCGCCACCTGACGGCGGTGCTGCAGCTGCTGGAGCCCGGCGTGTCCAGgatgacag GTCTGTTGCTGTACTACGAGACAGCTGCGGCTACGGAACTGCTGCTGCGGGAGGGCACAGGTGACGAGGAAGCCAGGCAG ACACTCCTGAATCAAGCAACACATGTGGAAAGCTTACTGCAGTATGATCGTTTCTTGCCCCGAGCCGCCCTCCTCAGTGCTGCCCTGCGTGAATGGTGCCCCGCCGCTCGGACCCAATGA
- the LOC135094407 gene encoding SET domain-containing protein SmydA-8-like isoform X3, with the protein MAGALLPSKHAAGLHALLPGLGDQIHPHLVDSCEAQTPPSEPAAKDSPLGTPGAAPPCPTADLGAAGGLCSMQRSARYGRYLVTQRAVAAGQVLLEETPLLVVPKVDSETSCLACMAPLRVEWTACRTCGGPLCATDCRGAHHGATECRLLQRMGFREAPHLEALIKELNVILGPLRLLLLVQESRAAREAFLSLESHAAVRLRLPVGKFVEEHIVGGLRQRLGLALPRETVHHACGVLDTNCFEVTLDNAGHGRAIFPAAAMMNHSCVPNAHWWFYRGRLVVCAATALPRGTPVLISYTHALWGTRVRAAQLTTCKMFTCTCERCRDPAERGSHLSSVRCRVCGDVVVPPSQRQDAWQCRACGNTVEAALVEALVHAGATQLAHLREETAAGVVAAVTHLSRLLGPHHYVVARARHCFLEVLFAAPLSEAPKDLLQEAVNLARHLTAVLQLLEPGVSRMTGLLLYYETAAATELLLREGTGDEEARQTLLNQATHVESLLQYDRFLPRAALLSAALREWCPAARTQ; encoded by the exons ATGGCGGGAGCGCTACTGCCCTCCAAGCACGCCGCGGGCCTCCACGCCCTGCTGCCTGGGCTCGGAGACCAGATTCACCCTCACCTGGTAGACTCCTGCGAGGCACAGACGCCGCCCTCGGAGCCTGCAGCCAAAGACTCTCCCTTAGGCACGCCAGGAGCCGCCCCTCCGTGCCCCACGGCAGACCTAGGAGCGGCAGGTGGGTTGTGCAGCATGCAGCGCAGTGCGCGGTACGGGCGCTACCTGGTGACGCAGCGCGCCGTGGCGGCGGGCCAAGTGCTGCTGGAGGAGACGCCCCTGCTGGTGGTGCCAAAGGTGGACTCCGAGACGTCCTGCCTGGCCTGCATGGCGCCCCTCAGGGTGGAGTGGACGGCCTGTCGCACGTGCGGCGGGCCGCTGTGTGCGACGGACTGCCGCGGCGCTCACCACGGCGCTACGGAGTGCCGCCTGCTGCAGCGCATGGGCTTCAGAGAGGCGCCGCACCTTGAGGCGCTCATCAAGGAGCTCAACGTGATTCTGGGGCCGCtgcgcctgctgctgctggtgcagGAGTCGCGCGCCGCCAGGGAGGCATTTTTGTCCCTGGAGAGCCACGCCGCGGTGCGCCTCAGGCTCCCCGTGGGCAAGTTCGTGGAGGAGCACATCGTGGGGGGCCTGCGGCAGCGCCTGGGCCTGGCGCTGCCGCGGGAAACCGTGCACCACGCGTGCGGCGTGCTGGACACCAACTGCTTCGAGGTGACGCTGGACAACGCAGGCCACGGCAGGGCCATCTTTCCCGCCGCGGCCATGATGAACCACAGCTGCGTGCCCAACGCCCACTGGTGGTTCTACCGCGGCAGGCTGGTGGTGTGCGCCGCCACGGCCCTGCCCCGCGGCACACCGGTCCTCATCAGCTACACGCATGCCCTGTGGGGCACGCGCGTGCGCGCTGCTCAGCTCACCACGTGCAAGATGTTCACGTGCACGTGTGAGCGGTGCAGGGACCCCGCGGAGCGCGGCTCACACCTCAGCTCCGTGCGCTGCCGCGTCTGCGGGGACGTGGTGGTGCCACCCTCACAGCGGCAGGACGCCTGGCAGTGCCGCGCCTGCGGGAACACCGTGGAGGCGGCGCTGGTGGAGGCCCTGGTGCACGCGGGCGCCACGCAGCTGGCGCACCTGAGGGAGGAGACGGCCGCCGGGGTGGTCGCCGCCGTGACGCATCTGAGCCGCTTGTTGGGTCCTCACCACTACGTCGTGGCGCGCGCCAGGCACTGCTTCCTCGAGGTGCTCTTCGCCGCGCCGCTGTCAG aGGCGCCCAAAGACCTGCTGCAGGAGGCGGTGAACTTGGCGCGCCACCTGACGGCGGTGCTGCAGCTGCTGGAGCCCGGCGTGTCCAGgatgacag GTCTGTTGCTGTACTACGAGACAGCTGCGGCTACGGAACTGCTGCTGCGGGAGGGCACAGGTGACGAGGAAGCCAGGCAG ACACTCCTGAATCAAGCAACACATGTGGAAAGCTTACTGCAGTATGATCGTTTCTTGCCCCGAGCCGCCCTCCTCAGTGCTGCCCTGCGTGAATGGTGCCCCGCCGCTCGGACCCAATGA